A region from the Colwellia sp. PAMC 21821 genome encodes:
- a CDS encoding LysR family transcriptional regulator, which yields MINLVWLKTFCTLVDVGHFTKTADLLFMTQSGVSQQIKKLEQQLNTPLLIREGKSFSLTDAGIKLNRQGQNLLQSSAELEKSIKQDNPYAGTVKIASPGSIGLKLYPYMLDIQQQHSQLAIDYKFAPNKNIEQDLAERKIDIGLVTELSKAENIVSQKVAVEPLVLVTSNKVRTITWQQLTKIGFIGHPDGQHHAQLLLSKNYTQFEHINQLEHRGFSNQISLILEPVSRGLGFTVLPLHAANAFSKPQDLKIHSLTHSVDETLYLCQNRHSLKNNRSKFIKKAIINFIG from the coding sequence GTGATAAATCTTGTATGGTTAAAAACATTTTGCACATTAGTTGATGTTGGCCACTTCACTAAAACTGCCGATCTGCTTTTTATGACCCAGTCAGGGGTCAGTCAACAGATAAAAAAACTAGAGCAGCAACTAAACACGCCATTGCTGATCCGCGAGGGTAAGTCTTTTTCCCTTACCGACGCAGGTATAAAACTGAACCGACAAGGGCAAAATTTATTACAGAGTTCAGCCGAGTTAGAAAAATCAATCAAACAAGATAATCCTTATGCTGGCACGGTAAAAATTGCCTCGCCGGGCAGTATTGGCTTAAAGTTATATCCTTATATGCTCGATATACAGCAACAACACAGTCAATTAGCTATCGACTACAAATTTGCGCCAAATAAAAATATAGAACAAGACTTAGCTGAACGTAAAATTGATATTGGCTTGGTCACTGAACTGAGTAAAGCAGAGAATATTGTCAGTCAAAAAGTTGCTGTTGAACCATTGGTGCTGGTTACTTCAAATAAAGTCAGGACTATAACTTGGCAACAACTGACAAAAATCGGCTTTATAGGGCATCCTGATGGCCAGCATCATGCTCAGTTGTTACTCAGTAAAAACTATACCCAATTTGAGCATATTAACCAGCTTGAGCACCGAGGTTTTTCAAATCAAATTAGCTTAATTCTTGAGCCTGTTAGCCGCGGACTTGGTTTTACCGTTCTACCTTTACATGCGGCCAATGCCTTTAGTAAACCTCAAGACCTAAAAATACATTCGTTAACGCACTCGGTAGATGAAACACTGTATCTATGTCAGAACCGTCACTCGCTTAAAAACAATCGCAGTAAGTTTATTAAAAAGGCAATTATCAATTTCATCGGTTAG
- a CDS encoding lactoylglutathione lyase family protein — MSKAYPRTFSHIGISVPSVEKAVKFYTEVLGWYLIMEPTEVVEDDSAIGLMCTDVFGANWEKFKIAHMSTGDRIGVELFEFKNQQNPKNNFEYWKTGVFHFCVQDPNLEELVEKIVAAGGKKRMAEPRYYYPGEKPYRMIYMEDPFGNILEIYSHSYELTYAQGAYQ; from the coding sequence ATGAGCAAAGCATATCCAAGAACATTTTCACATATTGGCATTTCAGTACCGAGCGTCGAAAAAGCAGTTAAGTTTTATACTGAAGTGTTAGGTTGGTATTTAATTATGGAACCAACAGAAGTTGTTGAAGACGACAGCGCCATCGGACTTATGTGTACGGATGTATTCGGTGCTAATTGGGAAAAATTCAAAATTGCCCATATGTCGACTGGCGACCGTATCGGCGTAGAGTTATTTGAATTTAAAAATCAGCAAAATCCAAAAAATAATTTTGAATACTGGAAAACTGGTGTTTTTCATTTTTGTGTGCAAGATCCAAACCTTGAAGAGTTGGTGGAAAAAATCGTTGCTGCTGGCGGTAAAAAACGTATGGCAGAGCCTCGATACTATTACCCGGGTGAAAAACCTTACCGTATGATCTACATGGAAGACCCGTTTGGTAACATCCTAGAAATTTATAGCCATAGTTATGAATTAACTTATGCCCAAGGTGCATACCAATAA
- a CDS encoding TIGR02450 family Trp-rich protein, translated as MNRVNPKVLLHSKWTKLSVENREKHFVITQVEFDEQKNVIECLITAVINNSEYAINWRDLKEPKLWRFGWQ; from the coding sequence ATGAACAGAGTTAACCCCAAAGTACTGTTGCATAGCAAGTGGACCAAGCTGAGTGTTGAAAATCGTGAAAAACATTTTGTGATTACACAGGTAGAATTTGATGAACAGAAAAATGTTATCGAATGTTTAATCACTGCGGTCATTAATAATAGTGAATACGCTATAAACTGGCGCGATTTAAAAGAACCTAAACTTTGGCGCTTTGGCTGGCAATAA
- a CDS encoding DUF3081 family protein, translating into MMKNNNVALSDLLQVFNLVTTQGSKTDGNYEFQGIKAWHDFDGYTCFLGYKDLTLTLLFHGRYTFDFQQQETMDAFLVKINKLLALAS; encoded by the coding sequence ATGATGAAAAACAATAATGTCGCGTTAAGCGATTTATTACAGGTGTTTAATCTCGTGACTACCCAAGGTAGTAAAACTGATGGTAATTATGAATTTCAAGGCATAAAAGCTTGGCATGATTTTGATGGATATACTTGTTTTTTAGGTTACAAGGATTTGACCTTAACCTTGTTGTTCCACGGTCGTTACACTTTTGATTTTCAGCAGCAAGAAACGATGGATGCATTTTTAGTCAAGATAAACAAACTTTTGGCATTAGCGTCATGA